From a region of the Malania oleifera isolate guangnan ecotype guangnan chromosome 12, ASM2987363v1, whole genome shotgun sequence genome:
- the LOC131144514 gene encoding uncharacterized protein LOC131144514, with translation MEEEGKVKLDRWGYPVKTSSDACISAINAYYYQVMSYGREKFVILEAPRHDQQCVLGNILAAHFLCSADPSRAPFHLEAAQSRLEQATSYEKAVFDSVNCLISKGRDDDIAVELHEKLLNDFPRDLASLKRAQVLCFYMGRPDLSLKLVQQVLPENQDENYIYGMLAFALLELGQMVDAEKAAIKGFDINKNDCWSQHALCHVFQYECRFKEAVKFMEDCSSSWSSCSSFMYTHNWWHVALCYLDGHSSIRKVLEVYDHYIWKELERSDATGAEVYLNALGLLLRVSVRGEIDVFEDRLKVLAGCLTDQATWHVEWQLDLLTLWALASIGEFGKAEDLLEGLKLRISHMSEKKRQSMQRGMLLAEALYEYARGNYNKALVLLGPDFDANDCKMIGASEEQLDVFNEVWFIMLLNTGQVMKAIEVLEKQVAKREGVPFLWRMLEKGYSMTGRQEATMAGEKARALEIAYF, from the exons ATGGAAGAAGAGGGAAAAGTGAAATTGGACCGATGGGGATATCCGGTCAAGACATCCTCCGACGCTTGCATTTCTGCTATCAACGCCTACTACTACcag GTGATGAGTTATGGAAGAGAGAAGTTTGTGATTCTCGAAGCACCGCGTCACGACCAGCAATGCGTGCTGGGCAACATTTTGGCCGCTCACTTCCTCTGCTCCGCTGACCCTTCTCGAGCTCCCTTCCATCTCGAGGCTGCCCAGTCTCGTCTC GAGCAAGCCACGTCCTACGAGAAAGCAGTTTTTGATTCGGTCAATTGTTTGATTTCGAAGGGCAGGGATGACGACATTGCTGTTGAGCTACACGAAAAG CTTTTAAATGACTTCCCAAGAGATCTAGCATCTTTGAAGAGGGCTCAAGTGCTATGCTTTTACATGGGTCGGCCTGATCTATCTTTGAAACTTGTTCAACAG GTTTTACCCGAAAATCAAGACGAAAATTACATATATGGGATGCTTGCTTTTGCTTTGTTAGAGCTTGGTCAAATGGTGGATGCTGAGAAAGCTGCAATAAAGGGTTTTGATATCAACAAGAATGATTGCTGGTCACAACATGCT TTGTGCCATGTTTTCCAGTACGAGTGTCGTTTTAAAGAGGCAGTAAAGTTCATGGAAGACTGCTCATCATCATGGAGTTCTTGTTCATCTTTTAT GTATACACACAATTGGTGGCATGTTGCTCTTTGTTACTTGGATGGTCATTCTTCAATTAGAAAGGTCTTGGAGGTTTATGACCACTATATCTGGAAGGAGTTGGAAAGAAGTGATGCAACTGGCGCAGAG GTGTACTTGAATGCTTTAGGTCTGCTACTGCGTGTGTCTGTGCGGGGTGAAATTGATGTCTTTGAGGATCGTTTGAAGGTCTTAGCAGGTTGTCTAACAGATCAA GCCACCTGGCATGTGGAATGGCAGCTTGATTTGTTGACACTATGGGCCTTAGCTAGTATTGGAGAATTTGGTAAGGCTGAAGATTTACTTGAAGGCTTGAAATTAAG aATTTCTCATATGAGCGAGAAGAAGCGGCAATCAATGCAGAGGGGAATGCTG CTTGCAGAAGCCCTCTATGAGTATGCCAGAGGTAACTATAACAAAGCATTGGTATTGCTTGGTCCAGATTTTGATGCCAATGACTGCAAG ATGATTGGAGCATCTGAAGAACAGCTTGATGTATTTAACGAGGTTTGGTTCATCATGTTGTTGAATACAGGACAAGTTATGAAGG CAATTGAAGTACTTGAAAAGCAGGTTGCTAAGAGAGAAGGGGTCCCTTTTTTGTGGCGCATGCTG GAGAAAGGTTATTCTATGACAGGGAGGCAGGAAGCTACAATGGCAGGTGAAAAGGCGAGGGCTTTGGAGATTGCATATTTCTGA